One Cytobacillus luteolus genomic window carries:
- a CDS encoding acyltransferase, protein MNFIDSSVTLDDSVQVGYFTVIEKDAKIGKNVIIGNRVTIHEGTVIGDNTTIADGAVLGKPPKPAKTSTVKLSADIPPLQLGEDVTVGANCVIYRGATIGSNTLIADLASVRENVNIGDYVIVGRGVTVENYVNIGTRTKIQSNSYITAYTTLEDHVFIAPCVTTTNDNFMGRTEERFEKIKGAIVKRGARVGGASIILPGITIAEETFVAAGALVTKDTEPKTVVKGIPAKFSKNVDERELL, encoded by the coding sequence ATGAACTTTATTGATTCAAGCGTAACCCTAGATGATTCCGTACAAGTAGGTTATTTTACAGTCATTGAAAAAGATGCAAAGATCGGAAAAAATGTCATCATTGGTAACCGTGTGACCATTCATGAAGGTACAGTTATTGGTGACAACACAACAATTGCGGACGGTGCAGTATTAGGCAAACCACCTAAACCTGCTAAAACAAGTACAGTTAAGCTATCAGCTGATATTCCTCCTTTACAATTAGGAGAAGATGTAACGGTTGGTGCTAACTGTGTGATCTATCGTGGCGCAACGATAGGTTCGAATACATTAATTGCTGACTTAGCTAGTGTTCGTGAAAATGTTAACATTGGAGACTATGTTATTGTTGGACGTGGTGTAACGGTAGAGAACTACGTGAACATCGGTACAAGAACAAAAATTCAATCAAATTCATATATAACTGCATATACAACACTTGAGGACCATGTCTTTATCGCACCTTGTGTAACAACAACAAACGATAACTTTATGGGAAGAACAGAAGAGCGCTTTGAAAAAATCAAAGGTGCAATTGTAAAACGTGGTGCACGTGTTGGTGGAGCATCCATCATTCTTCCTGGAATTACGATTGCTGAAGAAACATTTGTAGCAGCAGGTGCACTAGTTACAAAAGACACAGAACCAAAAACAGTTGTGAAGGGGATTCCTGCAAAGTTTAGTAAGAATGTAGACGAGCGGGAGTTGTTGTAG
- the wecB gene encoding non-hydrolyzing UDP-N-acetylglucosamine 2-epimerase, whose product MKFITVLGARPQFIKAAPVSRELRKEHEELIIHTGQHYDANMSDIFFEELHIPKPDFHLGVGSGSHGKQTGDMLAQIEEILLAEKPDYLLVYGDTNSTLAGALAAAKLHIPVVHIEAGLRSFNKKMPEEINRIMTDHVSEYLFCPTDTAIENLTNENITHNVINVGDVMYDAVVYNKKLANEGSEILTKHGLESKQYHLITIHRAENTDDEQKINNILEAFNKIDELKVWPIHPRTKHKLESYGLKLDEIPNLKVIEPVGYLDMLTLESNAKKIITDSGGVQKEAYFMEVPCVTVREQTEWVETLEGEANILVGTDVNKIIEAVNKEVSPSYKLVFGDGNASRKIVEAIRK is encoded by the coding sequence ATGAAATTCATTACGGTTTTAGGTGCAAGACCTCAATTTATTAAAGCAGCTCCTGTTTCTCGTGAACTACGTAAAGAGCATGAAGAGCTTATTATTCATACTGGTCAACACTATGATGCAAATATGTCAGACATCTTCTTTGAAGAATTACATATCCCAAAACCTGATTTCCACCTTGGTGTAGGCTCAGGATCCCATGGAAAGCAAACTGGCGATATGTTAGCTCAAATCGAGGAAATCTTACTAGCTGAAAAGCCAGACTATCTTCTTGTGTATGGTGATACGAACTCAACATTAGCTGGTGCACTTGCGGCCGCTAAGTTACACATTCCAGTTGTTCACATTGAAGCTGGTTTACGAAGCTTTAATAAAAAAATGCCAGAAGAAATCAACCGCATAATGACAGATCATGTTTCAGAGTATTTATTCTGTCCAACGGATACGGCGATTGAAAACCTTACTAACGAAAACATCACCCACAATGTGATCAACGTTGGAGATGTAATGTATGATGCTGTTGTTTATAATAAAAAGCTCGCTAATGAAGGTTCAGAAATTTTAACGAAACATGGTTTAGAGTCAAAGCAATATCATTTAATTACAATTCACCGTGCTGAAAATACAGATGACGAACAAAAAATCAATAATATTTTAGAAGCGTTTAATAAAATTGACGAGCTGAAAGTTTGGCCAATTCACCCACGTACAAAACATAAGCTTGAGAGCTATGGATTAAAGCTAGATGAAATCCCCAACCTAAAGGTAATTGAGCCAGTAGGTTATTTAGATATGCTTACACTTGAGAGCAATGCCAAAAAAATCATTACAGATTCTGGTGGCGTTCAAAAAGAAGCTTACTTTATGGAAGTACCATGTGTCACTGTTCGTGAGCAAACAGAATGGGTGGAAACACTAGAAGGTGAAGCAAATATCCTTGTCGGCACTGACGTTAATAAAATTATTGAGGCTGTAAATAAAGAGGTTTCTCCTTCTTACAAATTAGTTTTCGGAGATGGAAATGCGTCCCGGAAAATTGTAGAAGCTATCCGAAAATGA
- a CDS encoding nucleotide sugar dehydrogenase: MSLFEQLQSKIENKEAVIGVVGLGYVGLPLAVEKAKAGYKVIGFDVQESRVEQVNMGINYIGDVVNEDLSQMIKSGQLIATTDYARIADVDAVAICVPTPLDIYQQPDTSYVKSSATEIAKYAHEGMLVVLESTTYPGTTEEIVRPALEAKGLVTGESVFVAYSPERVDPGNKQFKTKNTPKVVGGITDNCTKVAASLYRSVLEGDVHEVSSPAVAEMEKIFENTFRHINIALANEMAILCDKMGIDVWEVIDAAKSKPYGFMAFYPGPGLGGHCIPIDPFYLTWKAREYNYHTRLIELAGEINNGMPEFVVNRAMHILNEDGKALRGAKITLLGVAYKKDIDDVRESPVLNILDILDKQGAEFSVVDPYVTSFRSCNRVVETVELTEELLKNSDLVIVTTDHSDFDYELIAKHSPVIFDTRNALKGVEKPNKYIKL; encoded by the coding sequence ATGAGTTTATTTGAACAATTACAATCTAAAATAGAAAATAAAGAAGCTGTTATCGGGGTAGTAGGACTTGGTTATGTAGGTCTACCACTAGCTGTTGAAAAAGCAAAAGCAGGTTATAAAGTAATTGGTTTTGACGTACAAGAAAGTCGTGTAGAACAAGTAAATATGGGTATTAATTATATCGGTGATGTTGTAAATGAAGACTTAAGCCAAATGATTAAAAGTGGTCAGCTTATTGCAACGACTGATTATGCCCGTATTGCTGATGTTGATGCAGTAGCAATTTGTGTACCAACACCACTTGATATATATCAACAACCAGATACTTCTTATGTAAAAAGCTCTGCAACTGAAATTGCAAAGTATGCACATGAGGGAATGCTTGTTGTTTTAGAATCTACAACTTACCCTGGTACTACTGAAGAAATCGTACGTCCAGCATTAGAAGCTAAAGGGTTAGTGACTGGTGAATCTGTATTTGTTGCCTACTCACCTGAGCGTGTAGATCCAGGTAACAAACAATTTAAAACAAAAAATACACCAAAGGTTGTTGGTGGTATTACTGATAATTGTACAAAAGTGGCAGCATCTCTATATCGTAGTGTATTAGAGGGAGATGTACACGAAGTTTCAAGTCCAGCTGTAGCTGAAATGGAAAAAATCTTCGAAAATACTTTCCGTCATATTAACATTGCATTAGCTAACGAAATGGCGATTCTTTGTGACAAGATGGGAATTGATGTATGGGAAGTAATCGATGCAGCTAAATCAAAGCCTTATGGATTCATGGCATTTTACCCAGGTCCTGGACTAGGCGGTCACTGTATTCCGATCGATCCATTCTACTTAACATGGAAAGCACGTGAATATAACTACCACACTCGTTTAATCGAGCTTGCAGGTGAAATTAACAATGGCATGCCTGAATTCGTAGTAAACCGTGCAATGCACATCTTAAACGAAGATGGAAAGGCATTACGCGGCGCGAAAATAACTCTTTTAGGTGTAGCTTATAAGAAAGATATTGATGATGTAAGGGAGTCCCCAGTGTTAAACATCCTTGATATTTTAGATAAACAAGGTGCTGAATTCTCAGTAGTAGATCCTTATGTTACATCATTCCGTTCTTGCAACCGTGTTGTAGAAACAGTTGAACTAACAGAAGAGCTTCTGAAAAATTCAGATCTAGTGATTGTAACAACTGATCACTCTGACTTTGATTACGAATTAATTGCAAAGCATAGCCCGGTGATTTTTGATACACGTAATGCATTAAAAGGTGTAGAAAAACCAAACAAATACATTAAATTGTAA
- a CDS encoding asparagine synthase C-terminal domain-containing protein, protein MNGTKIFLQNEQRWKQGTRGDATFYFSGYIYVGNTLYTNHTITDYLSQVEFTEKLITDWSGEFAVIYQTSNYTFAACDRKRSIPLFYYKKGNEVVVTDRLVDETQGTSLNRTSAVEFLLTGFVANDRTLFDDVFQIEAGQSIIIRQDKIEKLQYYRYYHNPENMDIETGVEELTKSFHNLFQKLYDRVKDKHVMIPLSGGYDSRIIALLLKEYGVKSVEGFTYGRPGNQEAKKSKEIADKLGIPWTFIPYSREDWQRWYHSSEWKNYLHFATNASSMAHLQDWPAVTEIINKADKDYVFMPGHSGDFIAGSHLSYEIIQDKSYTLDDVVEQIMKKHHRLWETSNQAAVSDVISEIKSSLKGLDYDNKEQASALFEYWDWKERQAKFIINSLRVYEYYNQEWEIPLWDDELMNFFLKVPTEYRFKKYLYDMTLHHMYPTFFEKPIQKSGSATSLKNKYGALYPILKKAYNKKRVYQQYYKDPMEWFGIYGGYVNYLRNISFKYEKVRFENPYNINSFLAKDYIQNVKG, encoded by the coding sequence TTGAACGGTACAAAAATCTTTCTTCAAAATGAACAACGTTGGAAACAAGGCACCCGTGGTGATGCAACATTTTATTTCAGTGGATATATCTATGTAGGTAATACTTTGTATACCAATCATACAATCACTGATTACCTTTCACAGGTGGAATTTACTGAAAAACTCATTACCGATTGGTCTGGAGAATTTGCAGTTATTTATCAAACTTCTAACTATACGTTTGCAGCATGTGACCGAAAAAGAAGTATTCCTTTGTTTTATTATAAAAAAGGGAATGAAGTGGTTGTAACCGATAGGTTGGTTGATGAAACCCAAGGCACTTCATTAAACCGTACTTCAGCTGTAGAATTTCTCCTTACAGGATTTGTAGCGAACGATCGAACATTGTTTGACGATGTTTTTCAAATAGAAGCTGGGCAATCAATCATAATTCGCCAAGATAAAATAGAAAAGTTACAATACTACCGTTATTATCACAATCCTGAAAACATGGATATCGAAACGGGTGTTGAGGAGTTAACAAAAAGCTTTCACAACTTATTTCAAAAGCTCTATGACAGAGTGAAAGATAAGCATGTAATGATTCCATTAAGTGGTGGCTACGATTCACGGATCATTGCACTGCTTTTAAAAGAATATGGTGTAAAAAGTGTTGAAGGCTTTACCTACGGACGTCCAGGTAATCAAGAAGCGAAAAAAAGTAAGGAAATTGCAGATAAACTTGGGATTCCATGGACCTTTATCCCTTATTCTAGAGAGGATTGGCAACGCTGGTATCACTCAAGTGAATGGAAAAACTATCTTCATTTTGCCACTAATGCCTCATCAATGGCCCACCTACAGGATTGGCCGGCCGTTACAGAGATCATTAATAAGGCAGATAAGGATTATGTGTTTATGCCGGGACATTCAGGCGATTTTATAGCCGGAAGTCACTTATCCTATGAAATTATCCAAGACAAATCTTATACTCTCGATGATGTAGTTGAGCAAATCATGAAAAAGCATCATAGATTATGGGAGACAAGTAATCAGGCAGCTGTGTCGGATGTAATCAGTGAAATTAAATCTTCTCTTAAAGGGTTAGATTATGATAATAAGGAACAAGCAAGTGCTTTATTTGAATATTGGGATTGGAAGGAAAGACAGGCGAAATTCATTATAAACTCGCTACGAGTGTATGAGTATTACAACCAAGAGTGGGAGATTCCACTATGGGATGATGAACTAATGAATTTCTTCCTAAAGGTGCCTACTGAATACCGTTTCAAGAAATATTTATACGATATGACGTTACATCACATGTATCCTACCTTTTTTGAGAAACCTATACAAAAAAGTGGAAGTGCTACTTCCTTGAAAAACAAGTATGGAGCACTCTACCCAATCCTAAAGAAGGCTTATAATAAAAAACGGGTTTACCAGCAGTATTACAAAGACCCAATGGAGTGGTTTGGGATCTATGGTGGATATGTCAACTATCTTCGAAATATATCCTTTAAATACGAAAAGGTAAGGTTCGAGAATCCTTATAATATTAATTCATTTTTGGCAAAAGATTATATTCAGAACGTGAAAGGATGA
- a CDS encoding lipopolysaccharide biosynthesis protein — protein MLAQLKRLGGDSLLYALMNVGTKLIAFIMLPIYTHYLPNPAEYGVLDYLDRITAMLTFLVIFGTDSALAFYYFDTKDEAKRKRYVQNVMLFRLGIVAVCFLAILVGGQWLSNALLDNPNYAHFLYLSIGILLLDTVVALILTVLRYEFKTLKVVIYTVLKMLLVAVLSYAILRYFLTSVEGILIGRIISAVVVLLLISKYLFSYLRFSIDKQVLKEILKYAAPLVPASIAFWVIVNANVFFLKEFTSFTEVGIYGTAMKFAALITLLTSGVQMAWRPYSMSLKDKKGSEHVFSKLYMAILLLGTVGVLFVATIMPWVIKLLDQNYYEAYKYVAPIAAVTFLNFFYMIISVGIFFSKQTKYISIAFGIAALVNLGLNFVLIPLYSIWGTVAAYLLSYIVAIILIFFKSQKAYYVPVSFFKMAFLFSNMLLAVFAIIYIQESSLPGIYILAAWGYFIVMTVVSRVDRDFRKKPVTAET, from the coding sequence TTGCTAGCTCAGTTAAAACGATTAGGAGGGGATTCCCTCCTTTATGCGTTAATGAATGTAGGTACAAAGCTGATCGCTTTTATCATGTTGCCGATCTATACACATTACCTGCCAAATCCGGCGGAATACGGTGTACTCGATTACTTAGACCGTATTACTGCGATGCTAACCTTTTTAGTTATCTTTGGTACTGATTCTGCGTTGGCATTCTACTACTTTGATACGAAGGATGAAGCTAAGCGGAAGAGATATGTTCAAAACGTTATGCTCTTTAGGTTAGGAATCGTTGCAGTATGTTTCTTAGCTATCTTAGTTGGAGGGCAATGGTTATCTAATGCTTTGTTAGATAATCCAAATTATGCACATTTTCTGTATTTAAGCATAGGTATTTTGCTTCTAGACACGGTCGTCGCACTTATATTGACAGTGTTACGTTATGAATTTAAGACACTAAAAGTTGTTATTTATACAGTATTAAAAATGCTCTTGGTCGCTGTCCTATCCTATGCGATTCTACGATACTTTTTAACATCAGTTGAAGGGATTTTAATCGGAAGAATTATAAGTGCAGTTGTTGTTCTCTTGTTAATCAGTAAGTACCTATTCTCTTATCTTCGTTTTTCAATTGATAAGCAGGTTTTAAAAGAAATCCTAAAATACGCTGCACCACTTGTCCCTGCTTCGATTGCATTTTGGGTCATTGTAAATGCGAATGTATTTTTCTTAAAAGAGTTCACATCATTCACAGAGGTCGGGATTTACGGAACGGCTATGAAATTTGCAGCACTTATTACTCTTCTAACAAGCGGTGTTCAAATGGCATGGAGACCTTACTCAATGTCGTTAAAAGATAAAAAGGGTAGTGAGCATGTTTTTTCTAAACTGTACATGGCGATTTTATTACTTGGGACAGTAGGGGTATTATTTGTTGCTACAATTATGCCTTGGGTCATCAAGTTATTAGACCAAAACTATTATGAGGCATATAAATATGTCGCTCCAATCGCTGCTGTAACATTTTTAAATTTCTTTTACATGATTATTTCAGTGGGCATTTTCTTCTCGAAACAAACGAAGTATATATCAATTGCATTTGGGATAGCTGCTCTTGTTAATCTAGGATTGAACTTTGTGCTAATTCCCTTATACTCCATTTGGGGTACCGTGGCAGCTTATTTACTATCTTATATTGTTGCTATTATCTTAATCTTTTTCAAAAGCCAAAAAGCGTATTATGTCCCTGTGTCATTTTTTAAAATGGCATTTTTGTTTAGTAATATGCTACTTGCTGTGTTTGCGATTATTTACATTCAAGAAAGTAGCTTACCAGGAATTTATATCCTAGCGGCATGGGGGTATTTCATTGTGATGACTGTCGTGAGCCGAGTTGATCGTGATTTCCGTAAAAAGCCTGTAACCGCTGAAACTTAA
- a CDS encoding O-antigen polymerase has protein sequence MINKLAHEQYRVIGFLVICFVMVFLPLTMYILSKLVGFDAKHEFNDYLKKPVEPTFGVRTEFYFFFATLSLISMLAVAYTMLKTNQIPLLELLKGNTAELAKLRIEAARNFTGNVLVRNIFAIALTPLLSLIAYVYSVKTEHFKWKILFLGLFGCSVLISVYDLAKSPIFFYVIMFLLVSIYIGKTKFTPMKVFIIGSLATALLLIMYVFIQGVTNIESYLSISTGPIGRLIFAQISPTFLHLNIFGESLPFLQGRSLPGMLVGLFDVEQVRSARLVMEQAFPQRVADGTGGVLNTLYVAEAYANFGYLGIVMATIYIGLVIQAVYIVFLRLPKNPVFVSLFIYFSINLPRTLVGGFADFLFNPIWFILIVLFTGMLLFIRFRLDLTAYFKRVREN, from the coding sequence ATGATCAATAAACTAGCACACGAACAATATCGTGTGATTGGTTTCTTAGTTATTTGTTTTGTCATGGTGTTTTTACCATTAACAATGTACATCTTAAGTAAATTGGTAGGCTTTGATGCAAAACATGAATTTAATGACTACTTAAAAAAGCCGGTTGAGCCGACTTTTGGAGTGAGGACTGAGTTTTACTTTTTCTTTGCGACCCTATCATTGATTAGTATGTTAGCCGTTGCTTATACCATGTTAAAAACAAATCAAATTCCCCTTTTAGAACTATTAAAAGGTAATACAGCGGAACTAGCAAAGCTACGTATCGAAGCAGCACGGAATTTCACAGGCAATGTACTTGTTCGTAACATCTTTGCTATTGCCCTTACACCACTTTTATCATTAATTGCTTATGTATATAGTGTAAAAACAGAACATTTTAAATGGAAGATTCTATTTCTAGGGTTGTTTGGTTGCTCGGTCTTGATTAGTGTATACGACCTTGCGAAATCGCCGATATTCTTTTATGTCATTATGTTCTTGTTAGTAAGTATTTATATTGGAAAAACGAAATTTACACCGATGAAAGTGTTTATAATTGGTTCTTTGGCAACGGCCTTACTACTAATTATGTATGTTTTTATTCAAGGTGTTACAAATATAGAATCATATTTATCAATCTCAACTGGTCCAATTGGCCGTCTAATTTTTGCGCAGATATCACCTACCTTCCTCCATCTAAATATCTTTGGAGAATCTCTACCATTTTTACAGGGGAGAAGCTTACCTGGAATGTTAGTTGGCTTATTTGATGTCGAACAAGTTCGATCAGCACGATTAGTAATGGAGCAGGCGTTCCCACAACGAGTTGCAGATGGTACAGGTGGAGTGTTAAATACCTTGTATGTTGCGGAAGCTTACGCAAATTTCGGATATTTAGGGATTGTAATGGCGACTATTTACATTGGTCTAGTCATTCAAGCTGTTTATATTGTGTTTTTAAGACTACCTAAAAACCCAGTGTTTGTTAGTTTATTTATATATTTTTCAATCAATTTACCTCGTACATTAGTTGGCGGGTTTGCAGACTTTTTATTTAACCCAATCTGGTTTATTCTAATCGTCCTATTTACAGGAATGCTATTATTTATTCGATTCCGACTAGATTTAACAGCTTATTTTAAAAGAGTTAGGGAGAATTAA